One window of the Colletotrichum destructivum chromosome 6, complete sequence genome contains the following:
- a CDS encoding Putative glycoside hydrolase superfamily: MKSAGLPSAIALALIGLSAAHPQGSRDAREAAVRPQKIIVADSSVADPTEAPQVVVYVDEEGRPLETTTETVRSVPASRSISRFPMPMGLETRSRDVSSRAASSQSFTNTLDASSSALSSAPSSSSSSSSPSPIPSSYSTQNTTLHGIAYAPYTAAGQCKTAEQIDADFTELKGKYSVVRTYGTDCNQVANALSAAKNAGVKLFLGIFDISSIPTQVATIVSAVGSDWSLIDTVSVGNELVNNGKATAQQMVTAVGQTRQLLRTAGYTGPIVTVDTFVAVLANPSLCDVSDYCAMNIHPFFDSSTAAKDAGAFITRMVGEVQAKLSNRSKRVVCTETGWPWKGNANGAAVPGLEQQKLAVDSIKKAYASHPSDVILFSAFNDLWKHAEAATFNAEQYWGIGALYSDSGK; this comes from the exons ATGAAGTCAGCCGGTCTCCCTTCAGCGATTGCCCTCGCCCTAATTGGGCTCTCGGCCGCTCATCCACAGG GCAGTAGAGATGCAAGGGAAGCGGCAGTTCGGCCTCAGAAgatcatcgtcgccgactcCTCCGTAGCCGATCCCACCGAAGCCCCCCAGGTCGTTGTTtacgtcgacgaggagggcagGCCTTTGGAAACAACCACCGAGACAGTTCGCTCTGTGCCCGCATCTCGGTCGATCAGTCGCTTTCCCATGCCTATGGGGCTGGAAACCCGCTCAAGAGATGTTAGCTCTCGAGCCGCATCTTCACAATCCTTCACCAACACCCTGGATGCATCCTCATCAGCATTATCAAGCGctccatcttcctcttcttcatcgtcatcgccttcgcctATTCCTTCTTCCTATTCCACTCAAAACACCACCCTTCATGGCATAGCCTATGCTCCCTACACCGCAGCGGGACAGTGCAAAACAGCTGAGCAGATTGATGCCGACTTTACCGAACTGAAAGGAAAATACTCGGTGGTCCGCACCTACGGCACCGATTGCAATCAGGTCGCCAATGCTCTGTCTGCGGCGAAAAATGCTGGCGTGAAGCTCTTCTTGGGCATCTTCGACATCAGCTCGATCCCAACCCAGGTCGCAACGATTGTCTCAGCCGTCGGAAGTGACTGGTCTCTGATTGACACTGTCAGTGTCGGTAACGAGTTGGTCAACAATGGCAAGGCGACGGCGCAGCAGATGGTGACCGCTGTGGGCCAGACGCGACAGCTTCTCCGCACTGCTGGTTACACAGGTCCCATTGTCACTGTCGATACATTCGTGGCCGTCCTTGCGAATCCTTCGCTCTGCGACGTGTCGGACTACTGCGCGATGAACATCCATCCCTTTTTCGACAGTAGCACGGCGGCAAAGGATGCAGGTGCTTTCATCACTCGGATGGTGGGCGAGGTCCAGGCCAAGCTGTCGAACCGAAGCAAGCGCGTCGTTTGCACAGAGACTGGTTGGCCGTGGAAGGGCAACGCCAACGGAGCTGCCGTGCCCGGTCTTGAGCAGCAGAAGTTGGCTGTCGACTCGATCAAGAAGGCGTATGCAAGCCATCCGAGCGACGTCATTCTTTTTTCTGCTTTTAACGATCTTTGGAAGCATGCCGAGGCAGCAACGTTCAATGCAGAGCAGTACTGGGGCATTGGAGCTCTGTACTCGGATTCTGGTAAATGA
- a CDS encoding Putative cytochrome b5-like heme/steroid binding domain, fatty acid desaturase, producing MATPTNAPISAAASAPRGKPTKTRVYPLMSRRQVEGLIAQGRVVIIIDQFVVKLDGWLAYHPGGDKAILHMVGRDATDEVSVLHSPEARSQMTRYRIGRVEGHWRNFVPPIQGGKFRALEEGGSGFEDIDDNDDDTMRFFGAPSPSDVGSREASPVFDTADIHVRRRHGAAQSSSPASVSSATSTTDDGHDDKDMDGTAFLDSETRKQIRLDLHKYPALDDGTQSDIVRKYRLLNERIKAEGLYNCDYRAYAIEVMRYTILFAAMLTFLRWGWYFLSAACLGCFWHQLVFSAHDAGHMGITHNFHVDTCIGIFIADFMGGLSIGWWKRNHNVHHIVTNSPEHDPDIEHLPFFAVSHRFLGNLTSSYYERVMEYDLAARFFLSLQSYLYYPIMLFGRFNLYRLSWDHLIMGRGPKKGIAWWHRWLEVAGQVFFWVWFGYGIVYRSIPNNWDRFVFVIISHMFQAPLHVQITLSHFAMSTADLGPQESFPQKMLRTTMDVDCPTWLDFFHGGLQFQVVHHMYPRIPRHNLRKTQRLVQDFCNDVGIPYALYGFVDGNKDVIGRLAEVSRQAAILAKCQKVAAHHIQGGHRH from the exons ATGGCAACCCCCACCAACGCCCCCATCTCCGCCGCGGCATCGGCACCACGTGGAAAGCCGACAAAGACGAGGGTATACCCGCTCATGTCACGCCGCCAGGTCGAGGGCTTGATTGCTCAGGGCAGAGTTGTCATCATAATTGATCAGTTCGTCGTCAAGCTGGATGGGTGGCTAGCATACCACCCGGGCGGCGACAAGGCCATCCTGCACATGGTCGGGCGGGATGCTACTGATGAAGTTTCGGT ACTGCACTCTCCTGAGGCCAGATCGCAGATGACGAGGTATCGAATCGGAAGAGTCGAGGGTCACTGGAGAAACTTCGTGCCGCCTATCCAGGGAGGCAAGTTCAGGGCACTCGAAGAGGGCGGCTCCGGGTTCGAGGACATAgatgacaacgacgacgataccATGCGTTTCTTTGGTGCCCCCTCCCCTAGCGATGTCGGTTCTCGCGAAGCCTCCCCCGTCTTCGACACGGCAGACATTCACGTCCGCCGCAGACACGGCGCCGCGCAGAGCTCGAGCCCGGCCTCCGTCTCTTCAGCGACTTCCACCACTGACGACGGCCATGACGACAAGGACATGGATGGAACCGCCTTTCTTGACTCGGAGACGCGCAAGCAGATCCGCCTCGACCTTCATAAATACCCTGCCTTGGACGACGGGACGCAGTCGGACATTGTGCGCAAGTACAGGCTTCTCAACGAGCGCATCAAGGCTGAGGGGTTGTACAATTGCGACTACCGTGCCTACGCCATTGAGGTGATGCGGTATACAATTCTCTTCGCCGCTATGCTGACCTTCCTGCGCTGGGGGTGGTATTTTCTCAGTGCCGCCTGCCTCGGCTGCTTTTGGCACCAGCTGGTCTTCTCCGCTCATGATGCCGGGCACATGGGCATCACCCACAACTTCCACGTCGATACGTGCATTGGCATCTTTATCGCCGACTTCATGGGCGGGCTGTCTATTGGCTGGTGGAAGCGGAACCACAACGTACACCATATCGTCACCAATTCCCCCGAGCACGATCCTGACATCGAGCATTTGCCCTTCTTCGCTGTGTCCCACCGCTTCCTCGGCAATCTGACGTCGTCCTACTACGAGCGCGTGATGGAATATGACCTTGCAGCCAGGTTCTTCTTGTCGCTGCAGTCATACTTATACTATCCCATCATGCTATTTGGCCGCTTCAACCTCTATAGGCTCTCGTGGGACCACCTCATTATGGGCCGTGGTCCCAAGAAAGGCATTGCCTGGTGGCATCGCTGGCTCGAGGTAGCCGGCCAGGTCTTCTTTTGGGTCTGGTTCGGCTACGGCATTGTGTACAGGTCTATTCCTAATAATTGGGACCGCTTTGTTTTCGTGATCATCAGCCACATGTTCCAAGCTCCGCTACATGTCCAAATCACGCTATCTCACTTCGCCATGAGCACGGCCGACCTGGGCCCTCAAGAGTCGTTCCCGCAAAAGATGCTGCGCACGACCATGGACGTCGACTGCCCGACGTGGCTCGATTTCTTCCACGGAGGGTTGCAATTCCAGGTCGTCCACCACATGTACCCTCGCATTCCGCGCCACAACCTGCGCAAGACGCAGAGGCTTGTGCAGGACTTCTGCAATGATGTGGGCATTCCTTACGCCCTGTatggcttcgtcgacggcaacaaGGATGTCATTGGTCGGCTTGCGGAGGTGTCTCGACAGGCGGCCATCTTAGCGAAATGCCAAAAGGTTGCCGCCCATCATATCCAGGGCGGCCACCGTCACTGA